From a single Lolium rigidum isolate FL_2022 chromosome 7, APGP_CSIRO_Lrig_0.1, whole genome shotgun sequence genomic region:
- the LOC124675941 gene encoding photosynthetic NDH subunit of lumenal location 3, chloroplastic-like — MDSDYGVELKGSVCRIKNCAVELFSMEEDLLIDDDEDSWDLVERDLRLKATFLYIDLSRVISSCESDEHKKTLTGLANKFFYFMDELDNAVKDRSVTLMQACYGDTAHALREVVAALVPSH, encoded by the exons ATGGATTCAGATTATGGTGTTGAGCTGAAGGGATCTGTTTGCAGGATCAAGAACTGTGCTGTTGAGCTCTTCTCGATGGAGGAGGATTTGttgattgatgatgatgaagactcgTGGGACCTAGTTGAGAGGGATCTCCGGCTGAAGGCCACCTTCTTGTATATTGACCTCAGCCGTGTGATCTCCTCCTGCGAGAGTGATGAGCACAAGAAGACACTCACCGGGCTAGCCAACAAGTTCTTCTACTTCATGGACGAG CTGGACAATGCGGTGAAGGACAGAAGCGTGACACTGATGCAGGCGTGCTACGGCGACACGGCTCATGCTCTCCGCGAGGTGGTCGCGGCGCTTGTGCCGTCCCATTAG